The following are encoded together in the Drosophila sechellia strain sech25 chromosome 3R, ASM438219v1, whole genome shotgun sequence genome:
- the LOC6614247 gene encoding uncharacterized protein LOC6614247, which translates to MSVVRQTFLMGDDERKSYKSVFSTRYTTTMGIAFGRQTTKFDIPIHDTRAMLDRNVKRHEDDVRFVAEFDDTEDARFFKYTPVFDDRDVCPKDPSYTKFKCPMEINCKERLKKDTVRYNNQLKNEISKLIDYQKNALEAAYFVKVMSYTTLWPPYHSNVEIANTSRTFYRLSKKEQARYDFIMSHDFS; encoded by the exons ATGTCAGTTGTGCGGCAAACGTTTTTAATGGGGGATGATGAGCGGAAGTCGTACAAGAGCGTATTTTCTACTCGATATACAACCACCATGGGGATTGCATTTGGGAGGCAAACCACTAAATTTGATATTCCAATTCACGATACTCGGGCCATGCTGGACAGGAATGTAAAACGTCACGAAGACGACGTGCGGTTTGTGGCAGAGTTCGATGACACAGAGGACGCTAGGTTTTTCAAGTATACGCCGGTGTTTGACGATCGAGATGTTTGTCCCAAGGATCCTAGCTATACCAAATTTAAGTGTCCCAT GGAGATAAACTGCAAGGAGCGCTTGAAGAAAGATACTGTCAGGTATAACAACCAGCTGAAGAATGAAATCTCAAAACTAATTGACTACCAAAAGAACGCTCTGGAAGCCGCATATTTTGTGAA AGTGATGTCTTACACTACTCTGTGGCCACCTTATCATAGTAATGTGGAAATAGCCAACACAAGCCGCACATTTTACCGACTGTCAAAGAAGGAACAGGCCCGATACGACTTTATTATGTCACATGATTTCTCCTGA
- the LOC6614248 gene encoding glutamate [NMDA] receptor subunit 1 isoform X1: MIKLQVKVISWPLIILTAFLRVLQIESINTNFLELAAFEDFLRSEHLSHVLVVRGDDADGDWKIECHQKLLANYRVQFYQPEMSANFTDLMFYGSPRTAVLVLNSEHVLVRRQVFEVASEAGYFNNSLAWFILGSGHESLPDEQMIDQLLSGYKMGIDADITVALRGSDNASMLFYDVYRISQQTNTPLIIEKKGLWTHSGGFQKFENFKNTWVIRRRNFLNVTLIGSTVLTEKPPGFGDMEYLADDKQLQQLDPMQRKTYQLFQLVERMFNLSLAISLTDKWGELLENGSWSGVMGQVTSREADFAVCPIRFVLDRQAYVQYSAVLHTQNIHFLFRHPRRSHIRNIFFEPLSNQVWWCVLALVTGSTILLLFHMRLERMLSHMENRLSFVWFTMLETYLQQGPANEIFRLFSTRLLISLSCIFSFMLMQFYGAFIVGSLLSESARSIVNLQALYDSNLAIGMENISYNFQIFTNTSNQLVKDVYGKKICKSGEHNIMSLQQGAERIIQGRFAFHTAIDRMYRLLLELQMDEAEFCDLQEVMFNLPYDSGSVMPKGSPWREHLAHALLHFRASGLLQYNDKKWMVRRPDCSLFKTSQAEVDLEHFAPALFALALAMVASALVFLLELFLHWLPDFPRRLGTVST, encoded by the exons ATGATTAAGTTGCAAGTGAAAGTTATTTCTTGgcctttaataattttaacagCATTTTTACGCGTGCTGCAAATTGAAAGCATAAATACCAATTTCCTTGAGCTGGCAGCCTTCGAGGACTTTTTGCGTTCGGAGCACTTGAGCCATGTCCTGGTGGTCCGGGGCGACGATGCTGACGGCGACTGGAAAATTGAATGCCACCAGAAATTGTTGGCCAACTATCGTGTGCAATTTTACCAACCAGAAATGTCGGCGAATTTCACGGATCTCATGTTCTACGGGTCTCCGCGCACGGCGGTCCTGGTGCTGAATTCCGAGCATGTCCTTGTGAGGCGCCAGGTGTTCGAGGTGGCCTCGGAGGCCGGATACTTTAACAACTCGCTGGCGTGGTTTATTCTTGGTTCCGGCCACGAATCTCTGCCAGATGAGCAGATGATTGACCAGCTCTTAAGTGGCTACAAGATGGGCATCGATGCGGACATCACAGTGGCCCTAAGGGGATCAGACAA CGCGTCCATGCTTTTCTATGACGTGTACAGAATCAGTCAGCAAACTAACACACCATTGATAATTGAAAAGAAGGGATTATGGACTCATTCTGGTGGTTTCCAAAagtttgaaaattttaaaaacactTGGGTGATTCGGCGGCGTAACTTTCTCAATGTCACCTTGATAGGCAGTACTGTG TTGACAGAGAAGCCTCCTGGATTCGGTGACATGGAGTACCTGGCCGACGATAAGCAGCTCCAGCAATTGGACCCTATGCAGCGTAAGACCTATCAGTTGTTTCAACTCGTTGAGCGCATGTTCAATCTCAG CTTGGCCATCAGCTTAACGGATAAGTGGGGCGAGCTGCTGGAGAATGGCAGTTGGTCAGGTGTGATGGGTCAGGTGACGAGTCGCGAGGCGGACTTTGCCGTGTGTCCCATTCGCTTTGTGCTGGACAGACAAGCCTACGTTCAGTACTCGGCGGTCCTGCACACCCAGAA CATCCACTTTCTCTTTCGGCATCCACGTCGCAGCCACATCAGGAACATATTCTTCGAGCCGTTGAGCAACCAGGTGTGGTGGTGTGTCCTGGCTTTGGTCACTGGAAGCACCATACTTTTGCTGTTTCACATGAGGCTGGAGAGGATGCTTTCGCACATGGAAAATCGGTTGTCCTTCGTTTGGTTTACCATGCTGGAAACCTATTTGCAACAGGGCCCAGCCAACGAGATCTTTCGCCTTTTCTCCACTCGATTGCTGATCAGCCTTAGTTGTATATTCAGTTTTATGCTGATGCAGTTCTACGGCGCCTTCATAGTGGGCTCTCTGCTTTCCGAAAGCGCAAGGAGCATTGTCAACCTGCAGGCACTTTACGACAGCAATCTTGCGATTGGGATGGAAAACATATCCTACAACTTTCAGATATTTACAAACACAAGCAATCAGCTGGTAAAGGATGTGTACGGTAAGAAAATATGCAAGTCCGGAGAGCACAATATCATGAGCTTGCAGCAGGGAGCTGAAAGGATAATCCAGGGACGCTTTGCATTCCACACGGCCATAGATCGTATGTACAGGTTGCTCCTGGAACTCCAAATGGACGAGGCGGAGTTCTGCGACCTGCAGGAGGTCATGTTCAACCTGCCATACGACTCGGGATCCGTGATGCCCAAGGGTTCCCCGTGGAGAGAGCACCTGGCCCATGCACTGCTTCACTTTCGGGCCAGTGGCCTACTACAGTACAACGACAAGAAGTGGATGGTTCGACGACCAGATTGCAGCCTGTTTAAGACCTCGCAGGCAGAGGTTGACCTGGAGCACTTTGCCCCGGCACTTTTTGCCCTGGCGCTCGCCATGGTGGCCAGTGCGCTGGTCTTTCTGCTGGAACTATTTTTGCACTGGCTACCGGACTTTCCAAGGAGGTTGGGTACCGTATCCACTTAA
- the LOC6614248 gene encoding glutamate [NMDA] receptor subunit 1 isoform X2 gives MTFLRVLQIESINTNFLELAAFEDFLRSEHLSHVLVVRGDDADGDWKIECHQKLLANYRVQFYQPEMSANFTDLMFYGSPRTAVLVLNSEHVLVRRQVFEVASEAGYFNNSLAWFILGSGHESLPDEQMIDQLLSGYKMGIDADITVALRGSDNASMLFYDVYRISQQTNTPLIIEKKGLWTHSGGFQKFENFKNTWVIRRRNFLNVTLIGSTVLTEKPPGFGDMEYLADDKQLQQLDPMQRKTYQLFQLVERMFNLSLAISLTDKWGELLENGSWSGVMGQVTSREADFAVCPIRFVLDRQAYVQYSAVLHTQNIHFLFRHPRRSHIRNIFFEPLSNQVWWCVLALVTGSTILLLFHMRLERMLSHMENRLSFVWFTMLETYLQQGPANEIFRLFSTRLLISLSCIFSFMLMQFYGAFIVGSLLSESARSIVNLQALYDSNLAIGMENISYNFQIFTNTSNQLVKDVYGKKICKSGEHNIMSLQQGAERIIQGRFAFHTAIDRMYRLLLELQMDEAEFCDLQEVMFNLPYDSGSVMPKGSPWREHLAHALLHFRASGLLQYNDKKWMVRRPDCSLFKTSQAEVDLEHFAPALFALALAMVASALVFLLELFLHWLPDFPRRLGTVST, from the exons ATGA CATTTTTACGCGTGCTGCAAATTGAAAGCATAAATACCAATTTCCTTGAGCTGGCAGCCTTCGAGGACTTTTTGCGTTCGGAGCACTTGAGCCATGTCCTGGTGGTCCGGGGCGACGATGCTGACGGCGACTGGAAAATTGAATGCCACCAGAAATTGTTGGCCAACTATCGTGTGCAATTTTACCAACCAGAAATGTCGGCGAATTTCACGGATCTCATGTTCTACGGGTCTCCGCGCACGGCGGTCCTGGTGCTGAATTCCGAGCATGTCCTTGTGAGGCGCCAGGTGTTCGAGGTGGCCTCGGAGGCCGGATACTTTAACAACTCGCTGGCGTGGTTTATTCTTGGTTCCGGCCACGAATCTCTGCCAGATGAGCAGATGATTGACCAGCTCTTAAGTGGCTACAAGATGGGCATCGATGCGGACATCACAGTGGCCCTAAGGGGATCAGACAA CGCGTCCATGCTTTTCTATGACGTGTACAGAATCAGTCAGCAAACTAACACACCATTGATAATTGAAAAGAAGGGATTATGGACTCATTCTGGTGGTTTCCAAAagtttgaaaattttaaaaacactTGGGTGATTCGGCGGCGTAACTTTCTCAATGTCACCTTGATAGGCAGTACTGTG TTGACAGAGAAGCCTCCTGGATTCGGTGACATGGAGTACCTGGCCGACGATAAGCAGCTCCAGCAATTGGACCCTATGCAGCGTAAGACCTATCAGTTGTTTCAACTCGTTGAGCGCATGTTCAATCTCAG CTTGGCCATCAGCTTAACGGATAAGTGGGGCGAGCTGCTGGAGAATGGCAGTTGGTCAGGTGTGATGGGTCAGGTGACGAGTCGCGAGGCGGACTTTGCCGTGTGTCCCATTCGCTTTGTGCTGGACAGACAAGCCTACGTTCAGTACTCGGCGGTCCTGCACACCCAGAA CATCCACTTTCTCTTTCGGCATCCACGTCGCAGCCACATCAGGAACATATTCTTCGAGCCGTTGAGCAACCAGGTGTGGTGGTGTGTCCTGGCTTTGGTCACTGGAAGCACCATACTTTTGCTGTTTCACATGAGGCTGGAGAGGATGCTTTCGCACATGGAAAATCGGTTGTCCTTCGTTTGGTTTACCATGCTGGAAACCTATTTGCAACAGGGCCCAGCCAACGAGATCTTTCGCCTTTTCTCCACTCGATTGCTGATCAGCCTTAGTTGTATATTCAGTTTTATGCTGATGCAGTTCTACGGCGCCTTCATAGTGGGCTCTCTGCTTTCCGAAAGCGCAAGGAGCATTGTCAACCTGCAGGCACTTTACGACAGCAATCTTGCGATTGGGATGGAAAACATATCCTACAACTTTCAGATATTTACAAACACAAGCAATCAGCTGGTAAAGGATGTGTACGGTAAGAAAATATGCAAGTCCGGAGAGCACAATATCATGAGCTTGCAGCAGGGAGCTGAAAGGATAATCCAGGGACGCTTTGCATTCCACACGGCCATAGATCGTATGTACAGGTTGCTCCTGGAACTCCAAATGGACGAGGCGGAGTTCTGCGACCTGCAGGAGGTCATGTTCAACCTGCCATACGACTCGGGATCCGTGATGCCCAAGGGTTCCCCGTGGAGAGAGCACCTGGCCCATGCACTGCTTCACTTTCGGGCCAGTGGCCTACTACAGTACAACGACAAGAAGTGGATGGTTCGACGACCAGATTGCAGCCTGTTTAAGACCTCGCAGGCAGAGGTTGACCTGGAGCACTTTGCCCCGGCACTTTTTGCCCTGGCGCTCGCCATGGTGGCCAGTGCGCTGGTCTTTCTGCTGGAACTATTTTTGCACTGGCTACCGGACTTTCCAAGGAGGTTGGGTACCGTATCCACTTAA
- the LOC6614250 gene encoding uncharacterized protein LOC6614250, with amino-acid sequence MPSQMSISEGLQAPIAGVQPHLQPWEAHAWSSDRLGSMYSDWANFFFTQQRYANGLRYFNSALDLNPFNERALMRRSQLKRSMGLASEALKDCSRAEDLLMSRKPPVTNPNVSLEVCDALYESNRLEDSKINLHCHLKRFRSTQRGPVVDRLNVLNENFRDTLSDDTTMSVQRLINRMMASLAKEPKDIKDTCDVVSIMEKEETHLSPLEMARRKRHFKIYNQTYLNKCWVDVAFLKTLRDDPNVLPKHCKKSSEYLGKLMASNYKAERTLTKTLHARSPMYALHQQKYPNEAFYNKHRDENLYRIQYQTRRNMFKILRSIRLLIRVGELNKLTTFIEEVMGDYVTIKTNRVMPWKFEFTNEVYNYLGLARINEYKIPSNMTVLQGKQRLLTLFRLPLNNSLDMKKSKTKRTSALNITRSATTDPKAEHFKKQVVRLENRMRFAEYHIERAYLLHELAQEHLNCNSFDGACSMARMALEEAIKCKSVIWSFLSLMVICKAHAILGKIEREKEILAEAFELAKKMKNLDLCLFIDICIKVNAEEMEMKRMVTTDLTARRQKFGSKMFQSNDQVNEDRNQIT; translated from the exons ATGCCCAGCCAAATGAGCATATCCGAAGGTCTCCAGGCTCCAATTGCCGGAGTGCAGCCTCATCTGCAGCCATGGGAGGCACATGCGTGGTCCTCGGATCGTCTGGGCTCCATGTACTCCGACTGGGCCAATTTCTTTTTCACCCAACAGCGGTATGCAAACGGACTTAGGTACTTCAACAGCGCTTTGGATCTGAATCCGTTCAATGAAAGAGCTCTGATGCGCCGAAGTCAGCTGAAAAGATCGATGGGCCTGGCCTCCGAAGCTCTGAAGGATTGCTCCCGAGCAGAGG ATCTGCTGATGAGCCGAAAGCCACCCGTAACCAATCCCAATGTCAGTCTGGAAGTCTGCGATGCTCTGTACGAGTCCAATCGCTTGGAAGATTCCAAAATAAATCTGCACTGTCATCTGAAGCGATTTAGATCCACTCAAAGAGGTCCTGTTGTCGACCGTCTCAATGTG TTAAATGAGAACTTCCGTGACACATTATCAGATGATACCACCATGTCTGTGCAGCGCCTCATCAATCGCATGATGGCTAGTTTGGCTAAGGAGCCCAAGGATATTAAGGATACTTGCGACGTGGTTAGCATAATGGAAAAGGAG GAAACCCATTTGTCCCCACTGGAAATGGCTAGGCGAAAAAGGCATTTTAAGATATACAACCAGACGTATCTGAATAAATGCTGGGTGGATGTGGCCTTTCTTAAGACCCTGCGCGATGATCCCAATGTCCTGCCCAAGCATTGCAAGAAGTCATCCGAGTATTTGGGCAAACTGATGGCTAGCAATTATAAAGCGGAACGAACTCTTACG AAAACGCTCCATGCCCGAAGTCCCATGTACGCCTTGCATCAACAGAAATATCCCAACGAGGCATTTTATAATAAGCATCGAGATGAAAACCTATATCGCATTCAGTACCAGACGAGGCGGAATATGTTCAAGATCCTTCGCAGCATTCGATTGCTAATTCGAGTTGGAGAACTGAAC AAACTAACCACATTTATTGAGGAAGTCATGGGTGACTATGTCACCATCAAGACGAATCGCGTAATGCCGTGGAAATTTGAATTCACTAATGAGGTCTACAACTACTTGGGTCTAGCCCGCATTAATGAATACAAAATTCCCAGCAATATGACTGTCTTGCAGGGCAAACAACGTCTGCTAACCCTTTTCAGACTGCCCCTCAATAATAGTCTGGACatgaaaaaatcaaaaacaaaacgaacgAGTGCTCTGAATATAACCAGATCGGCTACCACCGATCCCAAAGCGGAGCATTTTAA aaaacAAGTCGTCCGACTGGAAAATCGGATGCGGTTTGCCGAGTATCACATTGAACGCGCCTATCTACTGCACGAATTGGCCCAAGAGCATCTGAATTGTAACTCATTTGATGGGGCCTGCTCCATGGCACGAATGGCCCTGGAGG AGGCCATAAAATGCAAGAGTGTAATTTGGAGCTTCCTGAGTCTTATGGTTATATGCAAGGCTCACGCGATTCTGGGTAAGATCGAACGGGAAAAGGAGATTCTCGCCGAAGCCTTCGAGCTGGCCAAGAAAATGAAGAACCTTGATCTGTGCTTGTTCATAGATATCTGCATTAAAGTTAATGCGGAGGAGATGGAAATGAAGCGCATGGTTACCACAGATTTGACTGCTAGGAGACAAAAGTTTGGCTCTAAAATGTTCCAAAGCAACGATCAGGTGAATGAGGATCGCAACCAAATTACCTAG